In Oryza sativa Japonica Group chromosome 1, ASM3414082v1, the genomic stretch gccgcggcggccgcaCGAGCCTCTCCATGATCCCCGCGACCGACGCGGCGGGAGGCCGCGGGGGCCTCTCGGGCGTCGcgccctcctcccccgccgccgccgccggcttcttctggaggaaggagaggatcgactgctgctgctgctgccgccgccgcggctgcatcgtcgccggcgagggtcGGGCGGGGGGAAGGCGGAGGGTGCGAGTTTGAgaatgggagagagaggggaatggaGTGGAGGCGACGAGGCGGGGGGAGGAAATGGGATTTTTCGGGGGGGAATTTGCGAGCGGGAAATGCTTGCGGAGCAACGAAGGCGCGCGATGACGCGGGCGGTAAGATTGTTTCCCGCTTCCGCTTTTGGGACACGGGTTTCgatagaggaagaagaagaagaggcggATGCCTGGACAAACATACAAGGGATCAACCATACCGAATTTTGACTTATTTTGGTACTGTTggttttaccaaattttggtagagtTTTAAGGAAGGAAGTTTTTTAGAAATGCTAAAATTTAGTaagtagtactccatccgtttcacaatgtaagactttctagtattttccatatacatacagatgttaatgaatctaaacacatatcattaacatacatacatacatacatacatatatatataggcaatgctagaaagtcttacattgtgaaacggaggaagtagtaatagTTGAAGTGTGTGTTGTTTGTTGCGTAAGGTTGTAAGCAGCAACAAACTGAGAAGATCCTTAAACTTAACTTTTAATGCAAAATttgatcatatatatactcctttaGAATTATGAAACTTTAACTTTTAATGCAAAATttgatcatatatatactcctgtAGAATTGTGAAACTGAGGATTAAGGGTTTGACTAGCAaaccatataaaaaattaacgatgcaaaaaaataatttagggtATAACTTCTGCTACTATTTTGATGATTTTAAGGTCAAtgttaaaaaaatgaaacgaaaaaCACCTagaataattttaaattaagtTTCAAAACTTAAATTTTGGTAGCCGCTGTACTTAGCGTGATCTTGTTGACCCCAATTTCTGTGTGACCCAAATGTCGGTGACACAAGATGAATAATTCCTCTCAATGTTTACCTGAAGTAGTACTAGTAATATGATCAAATCCCAGCTGATCCACTTCTGACACCATCAAAAACAGCAGAAATTCAACTCCCTCCAACGCCCAAAGTACAGGCACAAAATATTTCACAGCAAGCAGCGACATCGTGATAAACAGAAGTTCTCATAAACTAGACCTAAGTGGTGACGCGCGCAGTTGACGCATATGTACAATCACCACAGCAACTGGGTGGTAAGTAGTGGCTGGTGCTGCCTGCTTTCCCCTACCTGATACAATTGGAAGCTGGTGAGAGGACTGAACTACTGAATTCACAAGCTTCCAACAAACAAAATGCAAAAGGGGGCATAAGTTTATCTAAGGTGAGCCGGACTCCTCCTCAGAGTCTGCAACTATCATTTCACGATCATCTTCCGAGCCTGATAGAGAAAACTGCTTTGAGATAGATGTTGGCCTCTGCCTCATTGTTTTCTttgtcatggatcgaggagtaaGCTGTCCTGGGCGCATGACGTCTTCGTCGTTTTTCATATTTCTCCGACTCCGGCGGAGCCCTTGCGGAGGCTTGTCAAACCGACGGGAGGCAAGACGAGTCCTCTTACGTGGGACAAATACTTCCTCCTCTTCAGTATCACCCTTGTTGGGATCATAAGCATCATTTTCTCCATCACTGCCAACATCATTTTCTCCATCGCTGCCTGACGAGTCATCATCCTTACCATTGTAGTCTCTGTCTTCATCCTCATCAGAACTCAGGTCATCAAGGGACTCGACATCCTCCTGTCCGCCATCTTTGTCCTGCTCCGGATTGACGTCAGACCCTCCAGCATCCTCCTGTCCATCTTCCTTCTGCTCTGGACCAATGTCAGACCCTCCATTGGCTCCTTTATTGCCCTGATGTGAGGCACGCTTCTCTTTTTTGCCTGCCTCCTGTGGATCAGATTCTTTTGATTTCCTGCATTCAAGCACGTGAATTCTTTTCAAGAAGAATGATTTTGCATTTGGATTACTTGAGCAACAATTCCTAAAAGCTCAGTGCTAAATAAGCATGGAGAATGTGATCCATACTTCAAGTTTGCTGTTTCTAAATTCTAGTAAATCTGACATGTCAATTCCTGGAACCAACAAGTCTCAAACCTGTTACCAgttatccccccccccccctctccttcTAATTTGCTTATACTATCAGATGCTGCTAATGTTAGTAATGAGGGACTATGCTGTACCACAAGAAATCGAAGGTATTTAATTGCTTATATTGTTGCAGTGTTCCAAATGTTAACTGCCAACGAACTAGGGGGAAAACAGGAAGGGAAAGAATGGTTTTAACTTACGCTGCAGCTTTTATTGCCTCCTTTATAGAACGATCGTAATCAGCTGCACACAAAGCAAATCAAGGGTATCAATGCCAAGACATAGCAATTGGTCACAAAACATAAATACTTTGATCAGTTTTACTGAGTATTTaaaaatagaattagaatatGAGCCTGTTGAATGCTGAAAACATCTGTATTAACCTATAGCATTTGCTGCAATTCTTAGAGCTTGTGTTATTAGTGAGAGCTGTCAACAATCATCATTTTCCACTAGGCTTACAGTTATATGGATTGGAAACGGTAAATGGGTAAAGTATCTACACTTCTACTAAATGAGGGACTGGCAGAAGAAATGAGAGATGCAACATGAAATTCAATGTACCCAGCAAGCTGTTGGTTATGCATCCAGACTACTATTCGTAAAATATGATGAACAGTCTCAAGTTGTCATGCACCTTGTGTACTCAAGGATGCTAAACAGAAAGCCCCTTACAGTAATTGTAGCTGACAGGCCTACGTTCACGCAATGAACGGGTTTGGAAACTTGTAGCATAAGCTAAAAGTTCATCCTTCTTCTGCTGACGTTTTAAATCCCGCTCCTTCTTCTGCAAATTAAACAGACAAAAATGTGGTCATAAATCATAAAAGTAGAGTATGAGCTTCATATCTTGCTGCCAAGCATAAATCCTGATTCCAAAGTAGAATATAAATGCATTCATGTATTGGACACCCCTGGGGAAATATAGACGCAACAGAGTAGAAAGCACGTGAGCTGAAAGCTACCTTTTGAAGCTTCTCCACATCTGGAATAATTTCTGTCTTAAGATGCTCGCCGATGGCAGATTCCGGTCGACCTTTACTGCATAGTTTCTCCTGTTGATACCATATGTCAAATATGGGAACAAAACACAAGCTGCACAAGAAAATGAACAGCCAATACACTTACCGATATCTCAACGAACTCATCAAGGTTAGTCGCAACTGTTTCCCACTGAATATTGATAACTGGCTTTGTCAAACGACCATTCTTTCCCTTCAAGTTGCGCTTGAAATCAAGTGTTACATACTCACTATACAATCTATGGCCAATAGTTGAGTCACCATCATACCTAACAAGCAGAAATATTTCAATGGACAGTGTCAGCAGGAAAAAAAGAGGACGCAAAGGCATGCTAACAGTGACTCATTGATTGCAAATGATAACATGAAAGTGAACAGAAACTCTCTTACCAGTATATAGTTCCGTTACTACTACTTCCTAACTTTTCTTTTCGGAAATTGGAAATATCAACTCCTCTTTTCATCTCGTCATTAACATACCATACCGCGTCATTTTGCTGCAGGATAGATAATGTCTATCAGAATAATGTGCATTTAAAAGCTGAAGG encodes the following:
- the LOC4325354 gene encoding DDT domain-containing protein DDR4, which encodes MASPAKRARPPASSPVDPPASPPAPEDPCVLLRRSWELASVLHFLRVFEPVIEGNLGLSAEEIETALIANNHDLARIHIALIKGIPPTIKNLKVDDGWITATAKKLSDWWTWVAEGANPFKINPGKEIDTYKQQDPIKRLLILKALCEVRSEQNDAVWYVNDEMKRGVDISNFRKEKLGSSSNGTIYWYDGDSTIGHRLYSEYVTLDFKRNLKGKNGRLTKPVINIQWETVATNLDEFVEISEKLCSKGRPESAIGEHLKTEIIPDVEKLQKKKERDLKRQQKKDELLAYATSFQTRSLRERRPVSYNYSDYDRSIKEAIKAAAKSKESDPQEAGKKEKRASHQGNKGANGGSDIGPEQKEDGQEDAGGSDVNPEQDKDGGQEDVESLDDLSSDEDEDRDYNGKDDDSSGSDGENDVGSDGENDAYDPNKGDTEEEEVFVPRKRTRLASRRFDKPPQGLRRSRRNMKNDEDVMRPGQLTPRSMTKKTMRQRPTSISKQFSLSGSEDDREMIVADSEEESGSP